From a region of the Daphnia magna isolate NIES linkage group LG1, ASM2063170v1.1, whole genome shotgun sequence genome:
- the LOC116931825 gene encoding insulin-like growth factor-binding protein complex acid labile subunit, producing the protein MVASGLYLRLFVINTVMTGFFFTVGSIELSMSNSVGEAFNCPAEVCRCGLDPRGRVKVVCDRGDLGDPIPIRAMDPLTEVLIIAAPDDKPNSLTIGPIFQSLAKLEQLKITNSFVPAIGKHSFWGLRSLRTLDLSLNNISALVESNFRGLITLEDLLLDGNIIDSIPSAAFRHLPALKRLSLARNHLSEFVPRLFYGLHRLEELELSDNPLQELEPEVFRDVRLLRTLRCRRCRLTYINPLLLHLLPDIVTLDLGENGFHYLDKNAFGDLPKLRHLYLDGNQVTVLTSGVLTGHNLTTLSLARNRMMTVDPAAFVNVSVTELDLSSNRLQSLDPFVFLPLNQSLRRLKIGANPLQVSHLWSSILSPRVQLNLSELDVADIPIGRDQHFQTDLFSFHHGIKSLNLSGTAFNYLPVEVIRSLPSLRQLDLSFNKLSSLTDLSLSALSALQGLRRIYLHGNPWYCDACVIGPMLKWLDISPASRHIKDGCRGLKTNAGNLTADYINDDGAQPCPVCQDPPSVAGVELPRLDHVNLPTCNYPPMLIDSQGLPSKPATAAGATLTPMGRFVIFLENPLYLALVCGVAVLLVAAVCAALAIVSRHAASYYTNEGKRSKTGQPVDPAVSDESEGLFPLTARVGHRGRILKVEKKATEQRMDAIENESQLLSKNNNGRIKDETAEQVSPSSARTNGVVAITVTSRGVHCPAYPPVEQPERSLF; encoded by the exons ATGGTTGCTTCGGGACTTTACCTGCGGCTGTTTGTCATTAACACCGTGATGACAGGTTTCTTCTTTACGGTCGGCTCCATCGAGCTGTCAATGTCAAATAGCGTTGGCGAAGCGTTCAACTGTCCCGCAGAAGTGTGTCGATGCGGACTCGACCCCCGCGGCCGTGTTAAAGTCGTGTGTGACAGAGGCGATCTGGGAGACCCCATCCCCATAAGAGCCATGGATCCTCTGACCGAGGTGCTAATTATAGCAGCACCCGATGACAAGCCGAACTCGTTAACGATCGGTCCCATCTTCCAG AGTCTAGCAAAATTAGAGCAGCTGAAAATCACCAATTCGTTCGTACCGGCTATTGGCAAACATTCGTTCTGGGGTCTTCGGTCGCTCAGGACGCTCGACCTATCGCTGAACAATATATCAGCACTGGTAGAGTCCAATTTTCGGGGCCTCATCACTTTAGAGGATCTACTCCTGGATGGTAACATCATAGATTCCATTCCTTCGGCGGCATTCCGCCATCTTCCGGCCTTGAAACGCCTCTCGCTGGCGCGCAACCATCTCTCGGAATTCGTGCCGCGCCTCTTCTACGGACTTCATCGACTGGAAGAGCTCGAGTTGAGTGACAATCCGTTGCAAGAACTGGAACCCGAAGTATTCCGCGACGTCCGCCTCCTGCGCACTTTGCGCTGTCGTCGATGCCGTTTGACGTACATCAATCCGCTGCTTCTGCACTTGCTCCCCGACATCGTCACGCTCGATTTGGGCGAAAACGGCTTTCATTATCTCGACAAAAATGCCTTCGGAGATCTTCCCAAACTTCGGCATCTTTACTTGGACGGCAATCAGGTGACGGTGCTCACCAGCGGCGTATTAACAG GCCATAACCTCACGACATTATCGCTGGCGCGGAATAGGATGATGACGGTAGATCCCGCCGCCTTCGTCAATGTCAGCGTCACCGAACTGGATCTGTCTAGCAACCGCCTCCAGAGTTTGGACCCTTTCGTCTTTTTGCCACTCAATCAGTCCCTTCGTCGGCTTAAAATTGGAGCCAATCCGCTTCAGGTCTCTCACCTCTGGTCGTCGATTCTCAGTCCGCGAGTGCAACTCAATCTGAGCGAGCTTGACGTAGCAGATATTCCCATCGGCCGCGATCAGCACTTCCAAACGGATCTCTTCTCCTTCCATCATGGAATCAAAAGCCTGAATCTCTCCGGCACCGCTTTTAATTACTTGCCAGTCGAgg TTATACGATCACTACCGTCCCTGCGTCAGCTGGATTTGTCCTTCAACAAACTGTCGAGTCTCACGGATCTATCCCTTAGCGCCCTATCGGCTCTGCAGGGCTTACGGCGCATTTACTTACACGGCAATCCATG gTATTGCGACGCTTGCGTCATTGGCCCAATGCTAAAATGGTTGGACATTTCACCGGCCAGTCGTCACATTAAAGACGGTTGCAGAGGACTTAAGACGAACGCCGGCAACTTAACGGCCGACTATATCAACGATGACGGAGCTCAGCCATGTCCAGTTTGTCAAGATCCGCCCTCCGTGGCCGGAGTTGAATTGCCTCGACTGGACCACGTCAATCTACCCACTTGCAACTATCCTCCAATGCTAATCGATTCGCAAGGTTTGCCCAGCAAACCGGCCACAGCTGCCGGTGCAACTTTGACGCCAATGGGACGCTTTGTTATCTTCCTGGAAAATCCACTCTATCTGGCACTTGTTTGTGGCGTCGCAGTGCTTTTAGTGGCAGCCGTGTGCGCCGCCTTGGCCATCGTGTCACGTCACGCGGCTTCTTACTACACCAACGAGGGAAAACGTAGCAAAACTGGCCAACCGGTTGACCCGGCAGTGAGTGACGAGAGCGAAGGCCTATTCCCTTTGACTGCAAGAGTTGGGCACAGAGGACGCATTCTGAAAGTAGAAAAGAAGGCGACCGAGCAGCGAATGGACGCCATTGAGAATGAAAGCCAACTGCTCAGCAAAAATAACAACGGTAGAATAAAAGACGAAACGGCTGAACAAGTATCACCATCGTCAGCAAGGACCAACGGCGTCGTTGCCATCACAGTAACGAGTCGTGGCGTCCACTGTCCGGCATACCCGCCCGTTGAACAGCCCGAACGCTCACTGTTTTGA